From the Flavobacteriales bacterium genome, one window contains:
- a CDS encoding TonB-dependent receptor, with protein MRSVASCLVCLFLLIRSATAQEVRGLLRSADGPVEFASVVLFGLDSIRSPAGSALTDSLGAFTIRTAARGVHLLEIRCLGHGPYRDTLVLRTGINDLGIIELLTDTTALNEAEVTAMRKLLRRSEEGIVMEASDNLTQVGGSAADLLRNMPGVQVDPEGGITVRGRAPQVRIDGRISALSGMDRVADLERIPASSVQRIEIITDPSARYDADSDGGIINITLKRGAGRGTSGAVGLGIGQGANLRLNGSALIEHGGSRWKMGAGADAWYTIRTREVNGDRTQYDVPEAYYLTQRRSDDRLVTSQLARAHADRDLGAKGRLGFGLIWNGTGQDNEETVRNTYRDADSLVTRSNERFSNEVRRFNTVEFTADRQRPGRTAGRNTLIAFSTAFADDQERTDIRSTETDATGMALGSPVLERTRNLQRSNLSSLAIDHTRPLKDGLRLVTGYKGMLRLLEADITTETEANGTFSEVPGRVDLFTFTEHIHALYTQFDGGRGPDTAARWNWQIGLRMEQVWNTTTSELLQTNRGNDYFNLFPSAKIKRTHGDASTSALSYGRRINRPGLGQLNPFIDITDSLNQYGGNPALVPELVDAIELAHDRSVRKGDLGLRAFYRRARNSIQTFTVLDSNGVAFSRPENFGAMHTAGGELLLAFPVTRFCNVNLSASLYQQWLDDPLLENELLAWYGKAIVAIVPWKSAKLQVAANYTAPVLLPQGKVEAVYFVDAGFTQSFANGRGRIGITGQDLFRTMVTRRQLSSEDFTFTRSFRVDSRAVLFSLGWTFGGEFKEQVMENRFKND; from the coding sequence ATGCGTTCAGTGGCTTCGTGCCTTGTCTGCCTGTTCCTCCTGATCCGCTCGGCCACTGCGCAGGAGGTGCGTGGCTTGTTGCGCTCTGCGGATGGCCCCGTGGAGTTCGCCAGCGTGGTACTGTTCGGCCTGGACAGTATCCGTTCGCCGGCCGGTTCCGCGTTGACCGACAGCCTCGGCGCTTTCACCATCCGCACAGCGGCGAGAGGCGTTCACCTGCTCGAGATACGCTGCCTGGGCCATGGACCGTACCGCGACACGCTCGTGCTCCGAACGGGGATCAACGATCTGGGGATCATCGAACTGCTCACCGACACCACCGCCTTGAACGAAGCCGAAGTGACCGCCATGCGGAAACTCCTGCGCAGGTCGGAGGAAGGCATCGTGATGGAGGCCTCCGACAACCTCACCCAGGTGGGCGGCAGCGCGGCCGACCTGCTGCGCAACATGCCCGGCGTGCAGGTGGACCCCGAGGGTGGCATCACGGTACGGGGCCGTGCGCCGCAAGTGCGTATCGATGGTCGCATCTCCGCGCTCAGCGGCATGGACCGCGTGGCGGACCTGGAGCGAATTCCGGCAAGCAGCGTGCAACGCATCGAGATCATCACCGATCCCTCGGCCCGGTACGATGCCGACTCCGACGGCGGCATCATCAACATCACGTTGAAACGTGGCGCGGGCCGCGGCACCTCGGGTGCGGTCGGCCTCGGCATCGGCCAGGGCGCCAACCTGCGCTTGAACGGATCGGCGTTGATCGAGCACGGGGGAAGCCGGTGGAAAATGGGGGCGGGAGCAGACGCCTGGTACACCATCCGCACCCGCGAGGTGAACGGTGACCGCACCCAATACGACGTGCCCGAAGCCTACTACCTCACGCAACGTCGCTCCGATGACCGGTTGGTGACCAGCCAGCTCGCCCGCGCGCATGCCGATCGCGATCTTGGAGCGAAGGGTCGGCTGGGCTTCGGCCTGATCTGGAACGGAACGGGGCAGGACAACGAGGAAACCGTGCGCAACACCTACCGCGACGCCGACAGCCTGGTCACCCGTAGCAACGAGCGCTTCAGCAACGAGGTCCGTCGCTTCAATACCGTGGAGTTCACCGCCGACCGCCAACGGCCGGGACGCACCGCCGGTCGCAATACGTTGATCGCGTTCAGCACAGCGTTCGCCGATGATCAGGAACGCACCGACATCCGCAGCACGGAAACGGACGCGACCGGCATGGCCCTGGGCTCACCGGTACTTGAACGCACCCGCAACCTGCAGCGCAGCAACCTGAGCAGCCTCGCGATCGACCACACCCGGCCGTTGAAGGACGGACTGCGGCTGGTCACTGGTTATAAAGGCATGTTGCGCTTGCTGGAGGCGGATATCACGACCGAGACCGAGGCGAACGGTACCTTCTCGGAAGTTCCAGGACGCGTTGACCTGTTCACCTTCACCGAACATATCCATGCCTTGTACACACAGTTCGACGGCGGCCGCGGACCGGATACAGCCGCACGTTGGAACTGGCAGATCGGTCTTCGGATGGAACAGGTATGGAACACAACGACCAGTGAACTGCTGCAAACCAACAGAGGCAACGACTACTTCAACCTGTTCCCTTCCGCGAAGATCAAGCGCACCCATGGTGATGCCAGCACCAGCGCCCTCAGCTACGGTCGTCGCATCAACCGGCCCGGGCTTGGGCAGTTGAACCCGTTTATCGACATCACCGATTCGCTGAACCAATACGGGGGCAATCCCGCGCTGGTGCCCGAACTCGTGGACGCGATCGAACTGGCGCATGATCGATCCGTGCGCAAAGGCGACCTGGGGCTTCGCGCCTTCTACCGACGCGCGCGCAACAGCATCCAGACCTTCACGGTTCTGGACAGCAACGGTGTTGCCTTCAGCAGGCCGGAGAATTTCGGCGCGATGCACACGGCGGGCGGCGAATTGCTGCTCGCTTTTCCGGTCACTAGGTTCTGCAACGTGAACCTCAGCGCATCGCTTTACCAGCAATGGCTCGATGATCCGCTGCTGGAGAACGAATTGCTGGCATGGTACGGTAAGGCCATCGTTGCGATCGTTCCGTGGAAGTCGGCCAAGTTGCAGGTGGCAGCGAACTACACCGCGCCGGTGCTGCTTCCGCAAGGAAAGGTGGAAGCCGTGTACTTCGTGGATGCCGGTTTCACGCAATCATTCGCTAATGGGCGCGGGCGCATCGGGATCACCGGCCAGGACCTCTTCCGCACCATGGTCACACGCCGCCAGCTGAGCAGCGAGGACTTCACCTTCACGCGTTCCTTCCGAGTGGACTCGCGCGCAGTGCTCTTCAGTCTCGGCTGGACCTTCGGCGGCGAATTCAAGGAACAGGTGATGGAGAACCGGTTCAAGAATGATTGA